One genomic region from Methanorbis furvi encodes:
- a CDS encoding NAD-dependent epimerase/dehydratase family protein — MTKILVTGATGFIGHHVVQWLVNHDYGVITTGTSEKKAKKFSWYDSVKFVAADYYSEEENLPVEMRFLPSFAEYGKTKIIVAGTCYEYGVVNGCLSEDMLTNPTTVYGIAKDTLRRYLLFLAEEYGFSWNWVRLFFLYSEGQNPKSLFPQIDAAIARGDTEFPMSGGEQLRDYLPVEKIAEYICRIALQSDVSGIVNYCSGKCVSVRRPVERRGAELDAKISLKFGVYGYPAYESVAFWGDALRLHEVIDDA, encoded by the coding sequence TTACTGGCGCGACCGGTTTTATCGGGCATCATGTAGTACAGTGGTTGGTGAATCACGATTATGGCGTAATCACAACGGGAACGTCTGAAAAAAAGGCAAAGAAGTTTTCATGGTATGATTCGGTGAAGTTTGTCGCGGCTGATTATTATTCAGAGGAGGAAAATCTTCCTGTCGAGATGCGATTTCTGCCATCATTTGCAGAGTATGGAAAGACAAAAATCATTGTGGCTGGTACGTGCTATGAGTATGGAGTGGTAAACGGCTGTCTGTCAGAAGATATGCTGACAAATCCGACGACTGTATACGGAATTGCAAAAGATACACTGCGGCGATATCTTTTGTTCCTTGCTGAAGAGTATGGCTTTTCATGGAACTGGGTACGGCTGTTCTTTTTGTACAGCGAGGGACAGAATCCGAAGTCATTGTTTCCACAAATCGATGCGGCGATTGCCCGTGGCGATACAGAGTTTCCGATGTCGGGTGGGGAACAACTGAGAGATTATCTGCCGGTGGAAAAAATAGCAGAATATATCTGTAGGATTGCTTTGCAATCGGATGTTTCCGGCATAGTAAACTATTGTTCGGGGAAGTGCGTGTCAGTGAGGCGGCCTGTTGAGAGACGGGGTGCTGAGTTGGATGCGAAAATCTCCCTGAAGTTTGGAGTGTATGGGTACCCCGCATATGAGAGTGTGGCATTTTGGGGAGATGCTTTACGGTTACATGAGGTGATTGATGATGCGTGA
- a CDS encoding TIGR00180 family glycosyltransferase, with protein sequence MMREMDFVDEYYADKDLSLLKKLTLVIPTYNRNYYLSRCLWYHAHFPFGEIIVANSSPEEKMVMNRETVAKIREKFEANVRHLECEPETEKYGGDIYRKWRDAVQHMETEYSQICTDRDVKVPTSQIKAIIFLDEHEDYI encoded by the coding sequence ATGATGCGTGAGATGGATTTTGTTGATGAGTATTATGCAGATAAGGATTTATCTTTGTTAAAGAAACTGACACTGGTTATTCCGACTTACAATCGAAATTACTATCTTTCGCGATGTTTGTGGTATCATGCCCATTTCCCATTCGGAGAGATCATTGTGGCGAATTCATCTCCAGAAGAGAAAATGGTTATGAATCGGGAGACAGTTGCGAAGATTCGTGAGAAATTTGAGGCAAATGTGCGGCATCTGGAGTGCGAGCCGGAAACGGAAAAATACGGTGGAGATATTTATCGGAAATGGAGAGATGCGGTGCAACATATGGAGACGGAATACTCGCAGATATGCACTGATAGAGACGTTAAAGTACCAACATCACAGATAAAAGCTATTATATTCTTGGATGAACATGAAGATTACATATAA